In Nicotiana tabacum cultivar K326 chromosome 19, ASM71507v2, whole genome shotgun sequence, one DNA window encodes the following:
- the LOC107783047 gene encoding mannan endo-1,4-beta-mannosidase 1-like → MSFTRTICISGLLLLFLTLACEARFPRNANAGFIAVNGAHFELNGSPFLFNGFNSYWLMHVAADPTERYKVTEVLRDASAAGLSVCRTWAFSDGGDRALQMSPGVYDEHVFQGLDFVISEAKKYGVRLILSFVNNWNDFGGKAQYVQWARNVGAQISGDDDFYTHPMLKDYYKNHIKKVVTRFNTITRIAYRDDPTIMAWELINEPRDQADYSGKTVNAWVQEMASFVKSVDKKHLLEIGMEGFYGDSVPERKQINPGYQVGTDFIINHLINEIDFATIHAYTDQWVSGQSDDAQLAWMQRWVTSHWEDAKTILKKPLVLSEFGKSSRDQGYNLSSRDTFMSSVYRNIYNLAKEEGTMAGSLVWQLMAQGMENYDDGYCIVLGQNPSTAGIISGQSHAMTTLANLVHSP, encoded by the exons ATGTCTTTTACAAGAACAATCTGTATTTCTGGGCTCTTGCTCTTGTTCCTAACTCTAGCATGTGAAGCTAGGTTTCCAAGAAATGCTAATGCAGGGTTCATAGCAGTGAATGGTGCTCATTTTGAACTCAATGGGTCCCCCTTTTTATTCAATGGTTTCAACTCCTATTGGTTGATGCATGTTGCTGCTGACCCAACTGAGAGGTACAAAGTCACTGAGGTTCTTAGAGATGCATCTGCTGCTGGTCTTTCTGTTTGTCGTACTTGGGCTTTTAGTGATGGAGGTGATAGAGCATTACAAATGTCACCTGGAGTTTACGATGAACATGTCTTTCAG GGGTTGGATTTTGTGATCTCGGAAGCTAAGAAATATGGTGTCCGCTTAATCTTGAGCTTTGTAAACAACTGGAACGACTTTGGAGGAAAAGCTCAATATGTTCAGTGGGCAAGAAATGTTGGAGCACAAATTAGTGGCGACGATGACTTCTATACTCATCCTATGCTCAAAGATTATTACAAGAACCATATTAAG AAAGTCGTTACAAGGTTCAACACCATTACTAGAATTGCTTACAGAGATGATCCAACAATCATGGCATGGGAACTCATTAATGAGCCACGCGACCAAGCTGACTATTCTGGAAAAACTGTTAAT GCTTGGGTTCAAGAAATGGCAAGTTTTGTGAAGTCAGTAGACAAAAAACACTTGTTGGAGATAGGAATGGAGGGATTTTATGGTGATTCAGTTCCTGAAAGGAAGCAAATTAATCCTGGTTATCAAGTGGGAACAGATTTTATCATTAACCATCTTATCAATGAGATTGATTTTGCCACTATCCATGCATACACTGACCAATG GGTATCCGGACAAAGCGATGATGCACAATTGGCATGGATGCAAAGATGGGTGACAAGCCATTGGGAAGATGCAAAAACCATACTAAAGAAACCTCTAGTACTATCTGAATTTGGCAAATCTAGCAGAGATCAAGGATACAACCTTAGTTCAAGAGATACATTCATGAGTAGTGTATATAGAAATATATACAATTTGGCAAAAGAAGAGGGAACCATGGCAGGAAGCTTAGTATGGCAACTCATGGCACAAGGAATGGAGAATTATGATGATGGTTATTGTATTGTTTTAGGACAAAACCCTTCAACTGCAGGAATAATTTCAGGTCAATCACATGCTATGACAACTTTGGCTAATCTAGTTCATAGCCCTTAA